The sequence CATGCGGCTCGGCAACCCAGCCCAAGTGACCGCGACCACCGCGGTCGCGGCCGCGAGTGCGTGGCTCGGCGCAAAGGGCATCGGCGTGCTCGCGGCGCTCGCGATCGGCATCACCGCGACCGTCGTCACCCGCCGAGCGAGCGCGCCGTCACCCACGCCTGCACTCGCGGCCGTGGCCGCACCCGCGCCGACGCCGGCGACGATCGAGGATGCGCCGCCGCTGCCGGCCGAGCTCGCACCCGTGGGCGTCGTGGGTGCCCCGGTGCGATCGCCCGCACCCGGCGCCGCGACTCCGACGACGCCGGCGCGCGCAAGCCCGCCGGGCAATGCCCCCACCGACGCACTCGCGGCTGCGCTCGCCGCCGAGGTGGAGCAGATCTCAGCGGTGAAGGCCGCCATCGATCGCGACGACCCGGAGGCCGCACTCGCGCTGCTGGCCGAGCACGTCCGACGTTTTCCGGATGGTCAGCTCGCGAGCGAGCGCGAGGGTTACCGCGCGATCGCCCTGTGTCGCGCGGGGCGACGCGCGGCCGGCCGCGGCGAGGCCCGGGTGTTCGTGGGCCGACACCCGCGCTCGCCGCTGGTCGCCCGCGTGTCGCAGGACTGCGAGCTCGCAGCACCCACGCGCTGACAGAAACCCCCACGACCGGAGACCACAGTTCGCATGCAAGCTTGGCAAACATCGCAGTCATGGGTTGGTCGCGGGGGTCGCTGTTGGGCACTCGCGCTGCTGTGGGTCGGGTGCGTCGGCCCCTCGAAGGAGATCGGCGTCAGCGCGACAACGGTCGGTTCGAGCTCGGCGTCCGACGGCGACAACACCTCATCCTCGGGGATGGAGTCGTCGAGCACGGCGACGGGCACGACCACCGGCGAAGCATCGAGCTCGGCCACTGCGACCACCAGCAACGCCGAGAGCGGCAGCGAAAGCGCCAGCGAGACCACGGCGGGCCTTCCGACCACCTGCGAGGCGGCGCAGTCCGAAGCCGAGTGCTCAGCGGTCGACAGCGCGCTCGAGACCTGCGCGTGGGTGCCAACGATCGTCGTCGCCGGTGGCACGTGCGACGTGGTCGAGACCGGCTTCGAGGGCGAGTGCGTGCTGGCGTCGGCGGCCGATGGCTGCCAAGGCGCGGGCGACTCGACCTGCCCCGATGGACTCACGCGGGTGTACTTCAACCTGCTGGGCCTCGAGATCGGCGCGGTCGAGTTGGTCGCGCTCGACGACGCATTCGAGTGCGAAGCCGCCGCGGCCGGCTTCGAGCCCTGCACGATGATCCCAGGGGACCCCGTCACCTACGAACCGCCGGAGTGCGGTTGCGCGTGCCCGCAGTGACGCGATGATCCGATGATCCGATGATCCGCGGCTGCGATCGACACTCGTTGCGCGCATCGAAGGCGGGGCCGTGAACCCCCAGTCCGTCTCCGCCGGCGAACCAAGGATTTTCCTGTCCGGTCCGGCGACGGTGCGCACTGAGGTCCTCGGCACCGGTGACGATGGACACGCGACTCGAACTCCCGACGCAACGCACCCCGCGACCGGGCGTAGGACACTCGCGTCGACACCCGCGATGGGCGCGATCCATCGCACGCGCTCGAGACTCGGCCGTGCTGATCCCGTGGCTCGCGCTCTGCCACCGGGAAGTGGCGCGGCTTCGAGTCCCAACGGTAGCGACGTCGGGGCCGGCACCACGGCGTTGCTCGGCCGAGGGCGTCGCGGTAGCTTCGTGCGGCGATGATGGGAACGCAACGGGTCGCGCTTCGTCACCAAGGCCGTGAGCTCGTCGTGGCCTCGGACGACGCGGCCGTGGTGTTCTCGTCGTCGGTCGGCGATGAACCGCGGCGGGTCGAGTTCGCCGCGATCCGATCCGTGCGGGTCGCACGGATCGGGACGCTCGAGGCCTGCGTCCTCACGCTCGCCGATGGCACCGAGCGGACGATCGCCACCGACGATCGCAGCTGCCGAGCCGACTACGCCGGGTTCGTGCGCGGGCTGTTCGCTCGCCTACACCCGCGCGGCATCGCGTTCATCGCCGGGTCGTGGTTGGTGATCGCGATCGCCGTCTCGGCGTGTGCTGCGATCGGGATCCTCGCCGCCCTCGCCTACGCCGGCGTGCTCGACCTGCCTTTCTCGCGCACTCGCATGCTCGTCACGATGGTCGTCACCACGCTCGCTTGCCCTGCGGTCGTGCTGCAGGCCCGCCCGCGATCGCTGCGCAGCGCCGACGAGCTCGACGCCAAGCTCCCCAAGCCGTGAACTCCGGCGCGCGCGCCGTGGAACACGCGCGACTCGCGTCGCGATCGTGCTTCGATGGCAGCCTACTCGTGCACCCCGCAGCCCTCGACCTCTCCTCGCGGGCACAGGCCTCGCGCTCGAGGTGCAGATGTCGACGAGCCTTGCCGTGCAGCTGTGCCCCGCGCCGCCCCCTTCGAGCGATCACTCCGCCGTGAATTCGCTGCGCGGCCCGTCGACACTGTGGGTGCAGTCGGTCACCCGCGCGAACCACTCATACCGCCCGCCCGCGGCCAGCCCCGACCACGGCAGGTCGACGGTGCTGCCGGCCTGCACGTGCTCGACGGTGCCGATGAGCTCGAACTCGCCGCCGCCGTGGTCGAGATCGATGGGCAGCACGAAGTGCGCGTCGTCGGTCTCGTACCACTGGTCGAAGTGCGGTGAGTAGGTCTGTACCTCGAGCTCGCCGAGGTCGGCGCGGAAGCTCATCAGGCGCAGCTTGCCGGAGCCGCCCATGCCGTCGAACTGGTAGTCCGACAGCAGCGAGTGCACGGTGCTGGCGGCGACGTCGGTGCGACGGCCCTCGTCCTGCACGTGACCGCAGACCATCAGCCGCAGGTTGGGCTCGCCGCGCAGCGCCTGCCAGCGGGCCTGGCCCTGGGCCGAGAACGGCGTGTCGACGGTGACGCCGTTGCCGGTGCCGACCAGGCACGAGTGCTGCACCACGATGCCGTAGTGATCGGGGTGATCGGCGAGCACGCGACGCGCCCACGCGAGCACGTCGGCGTCGGGGCCGGTGTTGTCGGTCGGGGTGCCGGGCTGGTCGTACTCGAAGAACAGCGCCACGAACTGGGTATCGCCGCTGCCGAAGGTGATGAACGAGGCGTCGTTACGATCGCCGAAGTGGCCACCGTAGTAGTCGCGACCCTCGAAGCGCGTGGTGCCGAAGTACTGGTTGTAGAAGCCGGTCTGGCCGGGATACGAGTTGGTGGCCTGATCGTGATTGCCGACCGCGACGCCGTAGGCCACGCCCTCGGGCCGATCGGGCAGCGCGTCCTCGAGGCGCTCGAGCGCGTTCTGGGCGACCATCCACTCCTCGACGTAGGTGTGGCCGTCGTCGACCAGATCGCCCACGTGCAGCACCGCCCGCACGTCGAGCGACTCGGCGCTGTCGGCCAGCCACTGGGTCTGGTCGTAGAACATCTGCGCGCTGCCACCATGGGTGCCGTCGCAGTAGTACTGGGTGTCGGGCAGCACCGCGATCGAGAACGACTCGAGCTCCGGGATCGGGCGCCCCCACAGCTCGACGCGCAGCTCGTCGGCGTCGGCGTCGGCGGTCTGCACCGACAGCACCACGGCGTCCGACGGCGCGGTCTCGACGGGCGCGAGGTTGGTCGCGCTCGGTGATGCCGAGGCGATCCGCGGCCGCCCCGGCAGCGACCACGCCCCGCCGGTGCGCTCGCCGACGAAGCCGCCCACGAGCTCGGGCACGCTGCCGTCGTCGACGGCGTCGAGCGGCCAGTGGGCGACCAGGCCCGTGGTGTCGGGCGGCGCGGCGAACATGCCCGCCTGCAGTGCGGCCTCGTCGAGCGCACGATCCCAGATGCGCGCGTCGTCGATGCGACCATCGAAGGAGCCCGCGGCGCGTCCCATCGAGTCGTAGGTGGTTCCGATGCCGCTGTGCTGGATGCTGTCGTTGCGGGGGCTCGCGCCGTCGGTCGACGCGGTCGCGTCGAGCGAACCGTCGAGGTAGAGCCGCCAGTTGCTGCCGTCGAAGCTCGCCGCGACGTGGTGCCATGCGCCGGTCTCGAGCACCGCGGTGCCGGTCACCGGATGATTGAGGCCACTGGCGAGATCCTCGAAGTCGGCCGCGAGGTGGCCCTGGGCATCGACGCCGAACACGTAGTTGCAATCGACGGTGCTGCCGTCGTCCTCGCCGCGACCCTTGGAGAGGATCGGCTCGACCGCCACACCGCCGACGCCCGACGACGCGGTGGTGCCATAGCCATCCCAGCGCACCCACGCCTCGAGGGTGAACTCCGCCAGCCCGAGCGCGGGCACCAGGCCGACGTGCACGCCCTCGCCCGCGCCGACCAGCTCGAGCGCGGCGCCCGGATCGTCGTCACCGCAGGTCGGTGGCACCGGCACGCCCATGTCCGGCAGCGGCGCGTCGTCGTGACCGCTGTCGCTGCTGTCGGCCGCGTTGCTGGTCGCGCCCGAGCTGCCCGCCGCGGTGCTGTCGCCCGAGCCGACGCCGCCGTCGTCACCGCGACCGCCCGATCCCCCTGTGCCGCATCCGACGACGCCGAGCAACGCGCTCGCGATCGCCAGCTGCGCCGAACCTCGAATGCACGCCTGCGTGCCCTTGCAGTGCCCCATGGTCGCGAGCGTACTGCAGCGACCGCGGCGTCGACCCGCGCCGGCGATCGCCGCTACGCAGGAGTCGCAACCACGCGCACGGCCCGCGCGCGATCGCGTGGGCCAGTGCACGCTCGCGACGCGGGCCGACGCGCGCGATCACCCGTGCTAGCTTGGACACCAAGGTGAAACCCCTTCGCGTCGAAGTTTGGTCGGACATCGCGTGTCCGTGGTGTTGGGTCGGCAAGCGTCACCTCGAGCAGGCGATCGCGGGCGCGGGCGATCTCGGCGACGTCGAGGTGGTCTCGCGTGCGTTCGAGCTCGACCCGGCGGCGCCGCAGCAGCCCGAGCCGGGCCTCGATCTGGTCGCTCGACTCGCGCGCAAGTACGGCGCGTCGATGCAGCAGGCGCAGCAGATGATCGATCGCATGACGCAGGTGGGTGCCGCCGACGGCCTCGACTTCCGCTTCGATCGCGTGGTGCCGGTGCGCACCTTCGACGCGCACCGGCTGCTGCACTGGGCCGCGCTCGAGGGCCGGCAGCCACAGCTGGTCGAGGCCCTGTTCCGCGCGTACATGCACGAGGGTCGCGCGGTCTCCGATCACGACGTGCTGGTCGAGCTCGCCGCGCAGGCCGGCCTCGATCCCGAGCGCGCCCGCGCGACGCTGGCCGGCGATGCGTACACGCAGGAGGTTCGCGCCGAGCAAAAGAAGGCGCGGGAGCTCGGCATCACCGGCGTGCCGTTCTTCGTGGTCGACGGCCGCTACGGCATCTCCGGTGCGCAGCCGGCCGCGGTGCTCCGCAAGGTGCTCGAGCAGGCGCGCAGCGAGCAGGCCGAGCAGGCGCCCGCGGCCGACGACCCCCTCGCGTGTGGCCCCGACGGCTGCGACGTACCGGCGTAGGCGTACCCGGGTGACGGCGCGAGGGCGATCGGTCATCCTCGGATCCCATGACGCCATGGTCTCGACGCATTCGGATGCTGCTGACGTGCATCGCGATCACCGCCTGCGGTGGTGACGACGGCGGCAGTGGGACCAACCCCACCACCACCGACCCGACCACGACGGCCATGACCGCGGGCTCGAGCTCGACGACCGACGTCGGCACGGGCAGCTCGTCCGGCGGTGCCGAAGCCAGCTCCGGCGGCGCCGAGACCAGCTCGAGCGGCGCCGCCGACTCGAGCTCGGGTGGCGCCACCACCGGGCCTGCCTGCGATCCGCCGGTGGTCGGCGAGTGGAACGCGTGTCGCGACGAGATGGGCACCATCGACAACACGCTGTGCAACTGGA is a genomic window of Deltaproteobacteria bacterium containing:
- a CDS encoding metallophosphoesterase, whose amino-acid sequence is MGHCKGTQACIRGSAQLAIASALLGVVGCGTGGSGGRGDDGGVGSGDSTAAGSSGATSNAADSSDSGHDDAPLPDMGVPVPPTCGDDDPGAALELVGAGEGVHVGLVPALGLAEFTLEAWVRWDGYGTTASSGVGGVAVEPILSKGRGEDDGSTVDCNYVFGVDAQGHLAADFEDLASGLNHPVTGTAVLETGAWHHVAASFDGSNWRLYLDGSLDATASTDGASPRNDSIQHSGIGTTYDSMGRAAGSFDGRIDDARIWDRALDEAALQAGMFAAPPDTTGLVAHWPLDAVDDGSVPELVGGFVGERTGGAWSLPGRPRIASASPSATNLAPVETAPSDAVVLSVQTADADADELRVELWGRPIPELESFSIAVLPDTQYYCDGTHGGSAQMFYDQTQWLADSAESLDVRAVLHVGDLVDDGHTYVEEWMVAQNALERLEDALPDRPEGVAYGVAVGNHDQATNSYPGQTGFYNQYFGTTRFEGRDYYGGHFGDRNDASFITFGSGDTQFVALFFEYDQPGTPTDNTGPDADVLAWARRVLADHPDHYGIVVQHSCLVGTGNGVTVDTPFSAQGQARWQALRGEPNLRLMVCGHVQDEGRRTDVAASTVHSLLSDYQFDGMGGSGKLRLMSFRADLGELEVQTYSPHFDQWYETDDAHFVLPIDLDHGGGEFELIGTVEHVQAGSTVDLPWSGLAAGGRYEWFARVTDCTHSVDGPRSEFTAE
- a CDS encoding DsbA family oxidoreductase produces the protein MKPLRVEVWSDIACPWCWVGKRHLEQAIAGAGDLGDVEVVSRAFELDPAAPQQPEPGLDLVARLARKYGASMQQAQQMIDRMTQVGAADGLDFRFDRVVPVRTFDAHRLLHWAALEGRQPQLVEALFRAYMHEGRAVSDHDVLVELAAQAGLDPERARATLAGDAYTQEVRAEQKKARELGITGVPFFVVDGRYGISGAQPAAVLRKVLEQARSEQAEQAPAADDPLACGPDGCDVPA